One Dermacentor albipictus isolate Rhodes 1998 colony chromosome 10, USDA_Dalb.pri_finalv2, whole genome shotgun sequence genomic window, TTAACAAACTTCGAGCTTCCATGCATTGTATTAAAAACGTTCGTCTTCCTAAACAGTATCTGAATTGTATACTGTTCTTTGTAATGACAGAATTCAACCAATCGTAAAAGGGAAAGTGACTACCCGATGTCTAATACTATCAAAAAACGAGATGCGTAATCAAAGTGTGCTTTCGGTTGCTACAGCCAAGTTAGATAGCAGGCTGGCGAAGCTCCCGACAGAAAGCATGTTACAAAATTTAAGCGCTAGTTCTTGAAGCGCCCGTTACCCCACTTGTAGCGCTTGATTCACTGATATTATTAAAGCATTCTGCCATACAAGAAAGCCAAAACAAGCTTTTTTCAAGCGTCTTATTGTTATCGCGACATACATAGCATGCAGTGGATGAGAGAAGTTGGGAAGCGTAAATGAGATCGACTAACCTCAGTGCAATAGCTATGCCCACTAAAAAGGTGCGCCATCTGACGCATATGATCTTGTGGATTTAATATATTCATTACAGTCTACGTGAGCGTAAGTCAATCAAGTGGCCCCGTGAGATTGTCCATGTTCCTGGCTCCCAACGCTACCCAGCGAAACTGGAAGGTTAGGGTCATCCAGCTGCCGTGCAGCGCTTGATTCACTGATATTATTAAAGCATTCTGCCATACAATAAAGCCAAAACAAGCTTTTTTCAAGCGTCTTATTGTTATCGCGACATACATAGCATGCAGTGGATGAGAGAAGTTGGGAAGCGTAAATGAGATCGACTAACCTCTGTGCAATAGCTATGCCCACTAAAAAGGTGCGCCATCTGACGCATATGATCTTGTGGATTTAATATATTCTTTACAGTCTACGTGAGCGTAAGTCAATCAAGTGGCCCCGTGAGATTGTCCATGTTCCTGGCTCCCAACGCTACCCAGCGAAACTGGAAGGTTAGGGTCATCCAGCTGCCGTGCAGCAGCAGGAGATTAGGTAAGCAGTTTTATTCGCAATGTGTTTGTTTTCATATTGTCTCTCTACTTGATTTTCAGAAAGCTCTTGATGCATGTTGAACTCTAGCACCAGCATCATCACGATCATGAGCCCATTATATGTCTGCAGCTGGACGTAGTCCTTTCCCAGAGATTTCCAGTGAGTTCTGTGAACCTCATTCACGACGAATATTTCGACGCCGTCAACGACTGTTATACATTCCTTTAGCACTCATTCGGTTGCTCCATCAGGCTACAGATTATGGGTTCCATAGTTATTGTAATTGTTACAAGATCATGACCACCATGAAATCTTAGCTGTATACGCTTTCTCTCTCATTCCTACTGCCACTTCCTGCTTCTTAACTAATACATTGAATACGATTAGCATTATTTGAATGGTTCAAGCACTGACAGCCCATCTGTCAATAAATCAGCCGATTGAGCTATTTGTTGGCCTCTCTATCTATCCTCTCACGCCGATCCCATTGCCCAAGTAGTCTACCAGCTTGTTCCACTAGGTATGTGGTCGTTGACGCGATGCTGTTGTGGTTGTTTCATCCGACTGTCTTCAAGCCATCGTTATCAAATGCACCGTTGTGATCATACAATTGTCAGGCCTTCTTAGTCATACCTAATCCATGATGTTGTCATGGTCATTCTATTGCCTTCATTCCCACTTCGTCATTCGACTCTCGCCATGCTGTCGCCGTCACGTCATCACTCTCATATGGTGTTCGAGATGCAGTGGTCCCACTGTCGTCGCATACGCTCAACGTCATGTCATTGTCTTCATTCCACTTCCGTGACATCATCGTCATTGCATCGTCGCCAAGGTGTCCCATCATCATCACTTTAGAGACGACATATCATTGTCGTCATGTTGTCATAGTTATACTGCCTCCATCGTTCCATCTACGTCATTCCAGCTGTCGCCATTCAGTCGTGAATGTGTCACCCTTTTCacgccgccgtcgtcgtcaccTAATCATCGTTATCCAATATTCGTATTCGTCATACAGTAGTCtttatgccatcgtcatcatacacTCGTTGTCATCTGAATCTTCTTATACCGTTAGCATGACATTCTTGTCATTGCATTGTCGTCATGCTTTCGTCTTCATATCGCGGTTACCATGTATTAGTTTACGTACCGTTGTCCCGATTCCTACTTCATCTATCCCTCGTTGTCATTGTAACTTGGTTCCCCTACTTTCATGGCCTTGCAACCCACAATCTTTGAGACTCTTAAGAACTTGCCAATAACCTTTGTAGATGGCAACCGCCACAATGCTTGACTTCACGTCTTGTTTGGTCATTGCAAGGTTTGGCACATCTAACGCGGTTTCCTTCCTTAGAGGAATTCCTTagtgtgggtctggacgcccgtccgtcgccgtggactctcggaaaagttgatccgccggtatttcggtccctacaaggttacgcGCCGCCTCAGTGACGGGACCTACGAAGTCGTGCCCTGCAGTTCTGACCGTGGTTCGCTCCGTCGTCCTCCTCGCACTGAAGTCGTTCATGcagtgcgcatgaaaccatactatgcgcgtacgtgaaccccgagatgcacctgaggagctccatttccTATACcgctgaaagaactttttgacGCGACCGAGACGGCCGCTTTTCGCATGGACGGGGCaattgacacaaagatgtggggctcccgcaccgcacgACAGCGCGCGCAATGGTCGGTGCCATGAAAGACggtgaagtgcgtaagctgcacgctcttcttctgtCTCGTCATTAAAGAGATACGTCTATTTTGTAACACTCCGTCTCCAATCTAGGTTACAATATCTAAACTGGAAAGCATCCAGAGAAAGTCAATTAGGTTTATCCACCGAAAATACCGGAACATCGATTCCGCTACTCTTCTTCTAACACAGTCAGGGCTTGCAACTTTGGCTGTACGAGCAAAACGAGCGCGTCTAAAATTTCTGCATCAAATACTACACAGCAGACTAAAAATAAATGCCTCTGCATACGTTACCTTTCCAAATACCGCGTGCTTCTTCATAGTCATCCCTATACACTAAACTAGTTCCTTTGTAATAACGATACTTCTCAGCCTTCCTTTTCCCCCCGTGTGGCTCGCGAGTGGTATACCCTAGATGCACCTATAACTAACATAGTATCGATTCTGATTTTGTTAGGTTATTAGAAGAGGAAATAAGTAGTTAGGAAAAAATAGTTCTTATGCGCATATTATCGTCAGAACTCCAATTTTCTGAACTATAGCTGAACATTTgcctcctttgtttcttttttgttcttagAACATTGTAACAATCTTTACGTACATGTAACTTGAAGTGTATTATTTATGTGAGTTGCTCTTGTTATTCATATTAGTAGTGTTGTAAAGTTGTACGTTGAACCTGTTTGATGTATTTCCATATAGATGTTTTGATTCCCTTACCATTCGGTATATAAAACATGCACTGTATGTATAatcatatgcccacctgctatggtctcgatatgagactggaagtattgtaaataaataaataaataaatgttgcggTGATTTCTTCAGCCATTAAGCTTCAGAAATGTCTGTTTCGAGGTgttattgaaagaaaaaaattacgacTGCAGTCATTAGTATTAGTATATTGCTGCTGACGCCTATACATCATGCAGCCATGTTAGACTTAACCTAGTCGAAGAAATAGTATTACGCACTCTGGTTTACCTCAATCTCAGAAGAGGGAACCACAAACACTTCTGCTCGCATCTGTATTTCCAGTATTCTATAAATGGTAATGCACATACAGTGAAGGTAAAAGGCACCAATAAATAGGATATCTAATGAGAATgaatcttttctgttttctttttttggcgtaGCCCCTTCCGGCTGTCTGCAATACCACGAAGACCCCACGGGTATCATATCGAGCTTCAACTACGGCAGTGACAGCACTTCCGCTGGTAGCGGAAGCGGGCGCCTCGAGAGGGGCTACCCCAGCTTTAACCGCTACTCTATTTGCTTCCGGTTGGCTGCTGGAACGTGTTCTCTCCGCCTTGCCAAAGACGGTCCGTTTGGGGTCTACGCCGAACCGGCGCAAGGGAACATCCCGGACAGGGGAAGAGGGCGGTCGGTGGTTAACCGCTGTGAAGAATTCACCTTCCGGTCACCGCTTCAGGCAGACTTTCTGATGCTTGGCGTGCAGCCCTTCTGCGGTGACGACTTCCCAGACTCCTTAGAAACAGGTAATATATGTATTGCCAAAACCAGCGGTTATCTGCGGTAGTGAAAAATGAGTTGCGTCATCTGACACATGTGATCTAGCAGGTCTAATCTCTTCATTGCAGTTTACGTGAGCGTAAGTCAATCCAGTGGCCCTGTGACATTGTCCATGTTCCTGGAAACCTAACACAAGCTTTTCTTTCAAGCCTTTTATTGTTATCAATACATACATAAAATTCAGTGTATGAGAGAAGCTGGGAAGCGTAAATGAGATCCACTAACCAATATGAATTCCTGAGAACCACTTCAGACCCAGAGCCTCATCTCAAAAAATGGCATAGATTATGTCTTTCCTTTTCGTCCCGTGTCATGAAATTGGTTTACTAGATCGGAAGTGGCCGAAATGATGAGAAACTAAAGAGCATGAACTCTTTCACGAAATAAGCGAGGCTTGGGGCAAATTCTCGGCAAAATTCCTTTTACGATCACTAGGCAGATATTAGGGGACTAGCGACCAATTCATGTTCATCAATTGTTTGGTGGGGCATCACTATTCTTATCCTGGTTATGCTTTCTACAACCAGAATGCAAAAATTAATTATGCTCATGAGCTGCTATGATGTGCTTCTTTTATGCATTTTGTGTTCGTGAAGGTACAGAGAAAAAATAGCATTATTTGCAAACCTATGAAGCATACGTTCTCGTTCAAATGAAACAAATATTTTTGAAGTGCAGGCGCTAGGAATTACTCGATTACAGCTTTCTGGAGAACGCTGTGTTTACGCAATCGGTGCATTGTTTACAGATATTGGCCGCAGCGAGCTCAATGAAATACGCGTTGAAAAGATTCATGAAAGTAACCACAGTGTCTCAAGCACGAACAGTATACTTAAGAGGAAAGAGTTACTTTTTCCGCGTTTTATTTTTACTACTTGTAGTGATGCTGAATAGTCGCGCTGCCTAAAGCCCGTGTTAACAATTTTACTTTTTACCGGGCGAACTTAGGCACACAAAAAGAAGCAACAGTCAAAGGGTATGATAGCGTGAAGCACAGCGCTCATTTTTCGAAATCCAATCAACGCCTCCATTGAATCCGCTATTTACGCCTGAGTCACCCTACATTCCAGAATAATCGCTCGAGTTCACATACATTCTAGAATGTACCACAGTCATCACATCGCACGTGCAGTGTGATTAGATAAGGCTATTTTTGGCTACAGAATCTGCGATGGCACCGGAGATTTTTCAGATGTACTAAACGCGTCTTGCCCCTAGTGAAAAGTGGATAACAGTGAcagttggcaaaaaaaaaaaacattcaccgTCAGAAGGCAAAATAATGTACGCGGTATAATATATTGACATTCTGCAAAAGACAAAGACCCCTCAATTCAGAATATGCAATCGTGTACTACCTTCTCAACAAGCAGCTTAGTCAAGAAGCttgctgtcttttttctttttttcacagtgGACAGCGGGGCCATGATCATCACTTTTGTTAGCAACGGAACACATCGCCCGGAGTACGCTGGCTTCAGACTTCGCTACCAGATGGTGCCATGCGGTAAGATTCGTTAGCGTGTAATTTGTTCATATCTTTCAGGCAGGCTCAGTACAAACTTAATTTTCATTTAAAATATGTAAGGACAATGTCCAGCGTAACTGCAGAAGCAAATAAAAACATCAAGGTATTTGCATTACGAACAATGGCGGAGAGTCTTGAGTTACAAATTTCTTGCCAATAATATTCCAGATAAAAAGAACTCAATGTATATATGAGCATAGGAAGTAATTTGGGAAGCAGGCGTTGTTGTATGCTAAGTACGTCTGCTGGGCTTGCACAATTTTATGAAATGAGTAGCTGCTAAGCGAGCATAAAGTTCACTATTCCCGCAATTCAAATGAAATAATCTTCAATAATCTGATAACCTCATCATTCTATCTCGTTTTTGCGCCAACTTTGCTTACACGTACTGAGAATCGCCCTACAAGCCCTTTGCGAATATCACATAATACGTATAATAGTGTAATATGCAATATCCGAATACTTTTTTTGTCCGCAAGAATGGTGCAAAATAATGTGCCTACACATATTGCAGAGAAAAACAGTAAAACTGCATGAAAGTATAAAAATTTCGCTAGCATTAcaatactccttaatgcgaaaatgagcgcagctctatatgtgttttcagttcgcaatatattggctgacgTGGATAATCTATCTCTTGTGGTACGTTGCAAACGGATCGAAAGGTGGCGCGACTGGCTCCTTGAccaggagatcgcgagaggcagcgcgtgggtgacacgcatgcgcgattcacagcagccgccgcaaacagaTATCCGCTCATGCAATGCTTTGTTTGCACATATGGtatcgccgcatgccatcggcgAACAGatgacggcgcgctactctggctcCATCTCGTAGCGTTCGTCGCCGCagcgcccgtcttgcgcggcactacgcttgtCTTCTCTCGCtccgccataccctcctccgcttttctcctggCGCTATCGTGGCTGTCGCCatttttcatcccccgctgcgctctgtGTTTGATCTTTCATCCTTCgcagtgctcgttcgcttggttatgcCGACGCTGACGCCAACGCTGCAACAGGCACCtcagagctgtgctctaaaaatcCAGTACATCTCGAATACTCTTGAGAGTTACAAGAAAGTATATCAAATTTTTTTGGTTCAGAATGACAACCCTTCAGAGGTTATAAACAATTTCACGAAAAAAAATGACGGAATAAGATAAGACTTTCCTTTAACGGAGCAAACATTCAAAATTATGGATCATGAGTTACACAAACATCGGTAAAGTGAAAgtggagaaagaaaaaattgtttttACACTAAAGAAAGTGTTCCATGCTTGCTACAAGCACAATAacatagcccatgaaaactcaAAATGGCATCAGAACAAGGTGTCGCAGGAAAACGGTGCACCTTACACAATACCTATGGGAAAGGGAGGTGGGCGCTTGAAGGCATCTGTCAAATATAAAAGGCAGTTTCTCTGCGGGATAGACGGGTACTAAATAACTTCGAGCAATGAACTCATTCCCTCATGACCAGCGGTAAGAGATTCGCATACATTTTTTCATCTCCTTTCGGACATGTACTGAATGTGGGATCCTGTTTCTTGACCTTCCTCATTATCACTAGCAGCTGTTCCTCGAACTATCAATCGCAGTGGTAAGAAAAACAATGCAATACTTTTGTCAGCGCACTCTATTTTgtgcattacattttttttaaatttctggaACAATTGCCCTAATACACATTCTATGGTCTATTCACGTCAACACTATCACACTTGTCTCGCCTGAACATGTCATCGTCAAATATTTTCCTGAAAACTAAAGGCTGGCATAAAATTAAGTGTAACGTGGGGACCACTGAAACGCATTTGAAATCGTCGTGTTTTGCTATGCATTTCAGTTCGTCATCGCCACGGTCTCGACAGCGATTCAGCGACACGAAGACCTGACAATGGTTTATTGTCTCAAGACTTCCCTACACGGATGCCATATGTATCAGCTTTTCACGCCAGTAATGGTCTCACAAGCGCTCCGAGCGGAAGCCTTCAACATGACTTTCCTTCAATTTCGGAGCCGGAAGTACACACTGAATCCGGCTACTTCCCCGAGCCTGATTCCCATAACACCGGTGGCCAAATCGTTCTATATCACAAGGGCGTGTACAAAGACATCGCCATGAAGATCATGAGGAACCTTGTCTCTGTTGTGCAAAGTTGACTGCGCAAGATTGTGGAACACGTATTGCGTTGATAATGCTGCCGCTTTCATTGATAATTGATTATGCTGCGTAGTTTTATAACATATAGATTCTGGTTCTAACAAGCTTTTTGTCTTCCTTCTATTGAAAATATCTGATAGCCGTGAGATGATATTACACATTTtaaataaattgttttttttatgaACTGGTGTGCGACTTGGATAAAGAACACAACACAATCGTAGTCGCACTCTTAGTTCACTATTGGAGGCAACGCATGTTCACTGCTGAAGTTCATGAGATTCACTGGTTTGTATAGAAGTTTAAAAATGTGGTGTTCTCGCTTGTGCCTGTCCTGAAATCTCTTTCTCACACTTTTGTCTTTCCGCTCTGCTAACACATTTCCCCAGTGCCTGGTAGAACATGTGTGCATATTTGAACTCGCACAAgtttgtctcttttttttcctcataGGTAACAACTTCTCTTGCGTGCTATTTCCTTTTGGGAAAGAATCGGCTTTGAAAAATTGCAGTGATTTCTTTAGTAGGACGCGTTACACTGAGGCGGCTGTATGCAATACAGCAAACGCTGAATGATATGAAGAAGCGGAATTGGGGAAACTCACGTCAGTGAAGATAACCCATTGTCAACCAGGGATGCGCGATCAGTGACAAAGATTGCTAGACAAAGTATAATGCTGCACAAAACTCGATGGCGTCAATAGGAAAGCTTACTCGCGATCCTGGCCCTGCGTAAGTGAATGctcagcgaagctgttgcaaaaccacctcTACCACTGCTGAAGGGTGCATGCAATGCTtcattgatggttcggatgcttgttttgagcttgatCTTTATTGATATGTGTGCTGTTCTTTGTGTTGTATAAATGtgttcaatgaatgtatgcactctTCGCTTCACATTACAGAGGGCTTGTTGCCTCTACCTTACGAGGGAGATGAGCCACTGCATTTTGGCTTGCTTGGGGGGATatcagccattgctgatgatgataattttggCTCTTGAACGGACGCGAAAAATGGCGACCGCCGAGAGACTAACAACTTCGTTTCAAAATTTGCAGATGTAGAGTAGGGTCAGCTGAAAATACGGTAATTAGACACATCTGGGAGCAAGCTTGCGGCTGTAGTCGGCATAAAATAGGTTGAGAAATAATATTCTTACAAATTTTCCTTACCGAAATTAAACTGACATAGTGTTCCTTATGGAAACGCATGAGATTTCTTCACAGCCTAAAGAACAGCAAATTATCAAACCATGCATTCCGTACTTACGCTAGCAATGGGATGCCTTTGCTACTTCAGTCGCAGGTAAAAAGGTTAAAGTGGCCGATGCATGCAGTGTATTTTGTGTAAACTCTTAACAGTGGTGTCGCGCGGCATCGGCGTGTAGCTTTGCGCAGTGTAGTTGGCATGCTAATTAGCTATAAGTATGGGCCCAATAAAGAAACCTGTAGGCGGTTTTTCAAAAGTTCCACTCAAAGTATCTCCTACGAggttttctttagttttctgctaGGCTTGGTTGGTGCCGATATTCCTTCTAGCTGTGTCCTTATAAATTACATATGATATTGCAGCTTTACGTTCAAATATAGTGTTATAGGTTTACGATATAGTGTTAAAGAGTATCGTTGTAGGCTACCCTTAGCTActgaacgagaaaaaagaaagtcgcacAAACCTTTGAGAAACAGAATGTTGAATATTCTTCTGTTGCTTGCAGTTCGGCTGTGACCACGGCTAAGTGTTCGATACAGGGTTTGCCTTGTCCTTCCGTCCGTACGTTTCGTTACGCTGACGACAACCATCCTCGTAATCGGCGACACACAGCGACTATTTTTGTCGCCGTCAGACCAGCTCGTCATCCCCGGTTCCGCCACTGCCAAAATTTTTTGCGCTTCTTTCAATTCTGCTTGAAAATTGAAGGAGAAATCATACAAGCGCGAGAAAGTGCGAAACGGGGTAGCGAGTGTGCCAGTTTTCTTCGCTTTCTTTTAGCCAAAAAAGCGGGATTTGCCATCGCAAATTAAGTGACACGTGTGGCGGGATGCTTTTTGCGGGTTGCACTTCTTCTGTCTTGCTTTTGTTGTGTTTTCCTGTTTTCTTGGTCCAAAGCGCATTTATACCTGCACTCGGAAAAATAAAGTTGTTCCACGCTGTCTGTGTCTATTCTCTTCTCCCTGTTCAATGCACCGAGAAAACACCGTTTATGTTCGAATTGTTTTCTCTTCCCCCATCCTCAACGTCACAGAGACGCTCCAGCTGCGTTATCGCTTGGATTGGTGGCACGTAAGTAGCGGCTGATAAGAAATAAAATAGTGTCTAGCAAACACACCAGAAGCACTCGTCCAAGGACCGATATTTTTTTTCCGGGAAATTATCAAAAATTGTCAAAAGCAGCTCCAAGCTAGACAGGTCAGAAGTTATCAAGACTTGCAAAGCTTGAAAAGCAGTGCCATGATTGAACCTGCACACCGTATCCAGCAAGCAAGCTTTACTGAGGACGTCTCACACACTGACGCCAATTCAGCCCCGTAGACGCTCGAGCAGTAAGTAACTAGTGCTTCTATTAAGTTCAAAGTTCAAAGTTGCGATGGACGAGAAGAGGGGAAACCGGAGGACCCGGTTCTTGTTCACCACAGCGACGTGAATCCATAAGATAATGAATTTATGGAAAGCATCGGGACATTTATTTCCATTTTCTGTTTGAGATGTATTAAGCAGCGCTGGGAGAGTGAGTCAGAGAGAACACGCTCCACATGCTATATATGAATGAATGAGATAACTTCATTTGGCACCGGGCGATTGGTAAgcccgggcctggggccacgtagatggccactgggagctgtcAGTCCCGTACGGCCTCCATGGCTAAAACTCAACGGCCCAAAGTTGGTGTTGGAGTTCTGACCTGGGGAACATGGCTGACCACCACGCCCGCGGATATCTTACGAAAATTTTATACTTGCCGCTGCTAGCTGCACAAAACAGCTCTCCCGGAATGCATAATTCCTGACCCTCGACCTAGTTGCCGATCACGTTTGTTTTCCCTTTTCAAGGGACACGCATGTGCAACCTGACTCGCACAGTTTGAGTGCGCACGCTCGAAGCAAGAAGGCACTGCGAACGGAGCAACCACCGCGCTGATTAGTTGCGTGCGT contains:
- the LOC135907369 gene encoding uncharacterized protein translates to MFLAPNATQRNWKVRVIQLPCSSRRLAPSGCLQYHEDPTGIISSFNYGSDSTSAGSGSGRLERGYPSFNRYSICFRLAAGTCSLRLAKDGPFGVYAEPAQGNIPDRGRGRSVVNRCEEFTFRSPLQADFLMLGVQPFCGDDFPDSLETVDSGAMIITFVSNGTHRPEYAGFRLRYQMVPCVRHRHGLDSDSATRRPDNGLLSQDFPTRMPYVSAFHASNGLTSAPSGSLQHDFPSISEPEVHTESGYFPEPDSHNTGGQIVLYHKGVYKDIAMKIMRNLVSVVQS